The region atacttggttctataaatatacattttattaaaataataatcgaatagtaataatgatgataaaataataataaaataaagtttagctGATATTGGAGAGTTAAAAAGGTAAAAGTTAAAATGGCTAAAATATAACTAATTTTTTTGGAGTGATAGAAAATACAAAATAAGTTACTTTTTAGCTATTTtagctaaaaaaaaaatagatttagcTAGTGTGGTTAGAGATGTTCTTAAAGAGTGTACTAATAAATTAAGTGCCCCTATCTTGTTATTTTTAATAAGTTATATATGCATTGATTTAACCAAAGTATTATAGGAGGAAATATatcaattattcaaaaaaaaaaaaatttctttttaattgcgttatttttgttatatgcatgcatgctTGTCACAATCCGAGCCTTAGGCTGTGGCAGATTCGTAacatccataacttgggtggtcaaatgtCAAACTTTGACCATTGTTGAAAAATGGTCCTTATAAataatcttttaatatatattaaatagtaccataattataagtcaaaataatggaataactcctataattatatataaaaatattagtgataaaagcatgatcatctatcattatacatagaacaataatatccccacagttatgtagtcaccaaacaattaaatttaataagtcataaaacacCAAAATAATACTAAGCATCCATCATTCCTCATTCCTAACTATTACAGAGCAAAATTAGAGATATAGACCATAAGTTTCCAAATCAAATACATAAAcaatgttcaaaagataggactatgGCAATAAATAGAACTAGCCTAAAATACATTGGCTCCACCAATAATTCACCTTATCCACACATGCATCATTGGGTTCCTAGAATGGGAGAGATATAGCGGTGAGCTTATAAAGTCCAGTAAGAAAGCAACTAATATCATATGACCAAAGTTTAAtaaaacccctgcatggttagctttgaaaataaaacatacacCATCATGTATaaaacaaagagagagagagagagcacaaATAATCATAAGGGCATAGCTAAACGTGCACATCACACTGTCCACTAGATCCCCAGTTCTCGTTACCAACCATAGAAAAActgacatcctaaaccgggtagccgaACCCAATAAACACCACAAGAGGGGGGGTTCAAAACACTTCCTATACatatgctaggtctttacacctacaagTGAGTGGACatctgatctacctatgatgacacagagactaggttgtgaaacaacaacatgcacaaatcatgatcactatggttCTTAtgagtataaccaaatgcagacAAACATGAAAAGCAATAAACATATTCCCTTTTATTTTCGAAAATGGGGtagcataacaactgcattttaatAAAACCCAACAATCATAACTTGCATCCGTATATGTATAAAAATATAATTGGCACACATTGCCCTTAGAATAGTCTAGAAAAAACATGCAGGTTGAGTTTTCCATTTTTTAAGCGTTTTACAAATATCATAATTGAAATATGTTTAGTGCAATTCAATACAAGTAAAATAAGTACAATaatcaagttgagtccctacctctttaggATCGTTATCCTCTATCCAAAGAGACGCTCCTAAGCCCCCTATTCCTAGGTTCCAAGTAGTTTAGCCCACTTCAAAGTCACTTTGTCCTACAATCCTCAATTGAACAAATAATTATCATCATTGTAAGGTACTTTTCAAACCGAGTCCAATGACATATAGCATGATACCATTTAAAAACAGTAAAAAAATATCACCTCAATCGCGCACAGTGGTGGTTCGTGGTGGCAGGTGGCAGTGCTCCAGAAACGGTGACGGAAATTGACTTACtatatatcaaaatgatcatctcgatgagtacatcacgaaagtaCAACCCACTTTCCCAAATGACCCCCGGTGTCGCTAGAAAATGTTTCCAAAGGGGCgtagatacccaaaatctcgctgGAGTAAAATGGCGAGTTGATCAGAATGACTTAGTGGGGATGTTTCTCTTGCGACGTTGATTCCAAAAGTGCCACCCACTCGCTGAAAGATAGTCGGAGTTCACCAGAAAGTCATCTCAAAGTTTCAATGGCGAAACCTCGGAGTGATCATACGGGCACGTCCTTGCTCCAATGGTCACCAAAATTTGGGGTTGTTGTCATCGTCGGTCAGGGAAGCTATAGCTCTTGTGCGTGTAGAAAATGGAGCTCTAGCTCTGGTCTAACTGGGTTGTGGTCGTGGCTGGTTTGGAGAGAAaacgaaaaagaaaagaaaaagaaagaagaagaagggaagtcAGGGAGAGAGAATGAGGGGGGAAAGATAGAGTCCTTTGAATCTTTTAGACTTAGGTGGGTCCCGCCtgtataaaaaatattttgttattttaaaaaaatatgagtCTTTACATTCTTccttccttaaagaaatttcatcctgaaattttcaaagtacaacctcaagctaaaaattaaataatgaggTTACTTCTCATACATTTCCGACTCTAACTCCCAAGTAGCCTCGTCTTCTCTATGGTTCTGTCATAAAACCTTGACTACTGGAATCTCTCTGTTCCTTAGCACCTTTTACTCTCTTGCCAGGATTATGATAAGTTGTTCTTCATATGTCATGTCCTTTTGAAGAGGGACATCCTCATACTCAATGATGTGTGATGGGTATGGAGTATACTTCCTCACCATCGacacatggaacacattgtgaacatGCCCTAACTGCGCTGGTAAGTTCAATTGATAAACGACATCCCCAACCCTCCCGATGACCTCGAAAGATCCAATATACCTCAGGGCTAGCTTACCCTTAACTCCAAATCTCGTCACACCACGCATATGAGTAACTTTCAAGAAGACATAGTCACCAACCTCAAACTCAACTTCTCGTCGGTGGAAATCAGCATGACTTTTCTGATGACTTTGAACAACCTTAAGTCTCTCTTTGATGTCCTTGATCTTCTCAATGGTACCAGCGATAATTTGAGGTCCAATAGTGACATGCTCATCTGGTTCTGACCAACACAAGGGTGATTTGCATGGTCTCCCATATAAGGCCTCATAAAGAGCCATGCCTATACTAGtctggtagctgttattataagTGAATTCCACCAATGACAAGTGCTTTCCCCGGCTACCTCCAAAATCCAAAATATAAGaacgaagcatgtcctccaaagtttggatgctcctctcagactgtccatctgtctgaggatggtgaACGATGCTCAAGTTAAGCTTAGTTCCTAAAGCTTTTTGCAATGCTCGCCAAAACCTTGATGTAAATCAAGGATGTCTATCAGAAACAATGATTGAAGGCAACCCATGCAGTCGAAGTATATTATCCCCATAAAGTCGATCTAGTCTAGAAGTCTTATAATCCTTCCTAATTTGAATAAAATGAGCAGATTTGGTCAAACGATCGACAATCACCCATGCAGTGTCATGCTTTAACTATGTTAATGGTAACCCGgtcacaaagtccatcgtgatcttgtcccacttccattatggtaTTGGCAAAGGTTGAAGCAAACCTAAATGTTCTCAGCTTTAACTTGCTGGCAAACCATACACTTAGCTACAAAGCTagccacatccctcttcataccTTCCCACCAGTATTTTCTTTTCAAGTCTTGGTATATCTTTGTACTTCCAGGTTGTACAACAAACTTAGACTTATGGGACAATATTGTAATATACTCTCTAAGATCAGGGATATTTGCAACGAACAATCTTCCCTTATGGTATAAGAATCCTTCGACATTTACTATCCATCCTTCTAATTGCGCACCGTTTTGGATTTGATTCCAAATAAGTATCAATTTCTTATCTTACTAGTGACATTGCTTAAC is a window of Humulus lupulus chromosome 4, drHumLupu1.1, whole genome shotgun sequence DNA encoding:
- the LOC133832986 gene encoding uncharacterized protein LOC133832986, coding for MALYEALYGRPCKSPLCWSEPDEHVTIGPQIIAGTIEKIKDIKERLKVVQSHQKSHADFHRREVEFEVGDYVFLKVTHMRGVTRFGVKGKLALRYIGSFEVIGRVGDVVYQLNLPAQLGHVHNVFHVSMVRKYTPYPSHIIEYEDVPLQKDMTYEEQLIIILARE